The nucleotide window ACGAGAGGAAGAGTAAAGGTGTAATGTAGAGAAGTGGCTTGCATTATCTGTTAAGATTATCAGAGatggagaaggagttactggctaTTTTAGCGATGTGATTGGTATAGGGTGCCCAATTCTGTAGAATAGTGGTGCTAACTGCGGGAGAAGTGTAACACTGTAAATTGTAGGATGGGGAAAACAATTTATGGTTTGAGTAGCAGACTATAATTTTTGAGTGTGGTTGTGTCTCTTGTCTTTGAACTGGTCTATCTTTTTCTCCATCCCTTTTCTGTCTTAAATCTCTCTGACAGATggaactggatgagggcaaaggtGGGACTGGCCTGCGCCAGTATTATCTGTCCAAGATTGAGGAGCTACAGGTGAGTTGGGGGATGAATTTCATACACATGTGGGCAGCAGGTGGGTTAAAGTTGTTTAATCTGTGGGGTATAACTTCAGTTAGGCTAGGGAACCCTATAGCTCCTTCTTGGCCATGATTTATTATTTCTATAGTGCTTAGATTAAGGGCTATTTAAAAGGTCAACATAAGATACAGGTCCTGCTGTCAGATGAAGATAGGAGTGCATTCTAAAATATGTTGGTTTTGACATAAACGTTTGCTATGCTGTGGTATATATATTTCTGAGGGGAAACTGTGCGCTCAGACATCTTCCAACACACTCAGAATGTGTGTATCTGTTTACCTTAATAGACAAGATACATAAGGGAAGGTGTGCAGAGGGAAAATATAGCTCGCTTTGACAATGCTGGGGTAAAAAAGTGAGGAGTTGTTTGTTTGCTATATTCatctcccactttttctccaaggagctcaaagcaacATAAATGTCTTTTCATCTCATCAATTTTACCCTTACAATTTCCCTATGGGGTAGGTTAGCTGAGAGAGATAGCGATTGACCAAAGGTCGACCCAATGAGCATCATGGCCAAGGCAAGGGGGTTGAACCTGCTCTTAagccagcactctaaccactacaccacactggtgtttACCCAGTTTGGACTTGGCTGTTTTTTCACAAACTAGGATAAAACTACCCATCACCCCTTGTTTCCCAGCCAGTAGTTAGAGGCCAAAGTGTCCTGATTGAGAGAAATAATTCTGGGGTGGTGGGAAAGCGAACACCCTTGGTCTATTGGTTATTATGCTGTTTGGGGGCGAGGTGTCATATATCTTTTTTCCTTATCCAAGTTGATAGTCAATGATAAGAGCCAGAATCTGAGACGGCTGCAGGCCCAGCGGAATGAACTCAATGCCAAGGGTAAGTTGGGGACTGCTCAGTTTGCTGTAACATTGCCTTTGTGTCCAGGGAGAGGGTTTGGGAGCAGTTGGATGTGCACAGATACCCTGGGAGTTGAGCAAGGTTTGGGGGCGTGGCTGTGGGGGACGGGGTAGTGATGCGTGAAATCCTGGTGGGGGGAACCCAGGAAGATTTGAAGGGGAAACAGTTTTTCTCATTTTCAACCAAGGCTACTCCCTGCCCCCATTTTCCTGGTGGAAAATTAGGGGGGGAACCCTCCTATGAGCTATTTTCTCTCTCAGAAAAATAATTGAATTGTGCTTCAAAGGGTTTTTTAATATTTGTGTTAGCTTCATTTTCAGAATGGTTTCTGGTAACCACTACATAGTTAATAATCTACAATGATAAATAGTTAAAATGATCTACTTACATGTGCAACTCAAATCCTGTTTTGTTAATTTAAAAGATGGATAGTTTGTCACAATGGCCTCATGAAGTTTCAGGGTTTTAATAGTTGATAACGTGGGCTATGGAGACAGCACAAATAAAATAGATTCTATCTTGTTGACTACAATCTACAATTTTGATGGCttttattttaaactctgtttctaTCCTGTACCCCCATTTTCCCAACTGTCAAACCCCAGGATATGTTTGGTACCCTAATGTGCGGCACTTGTGCTTTGTTTTcttgattgtattttatataataTAATGGTTTTTACATAAGGCATGTATACTTTTAAATTTAATCAGTATAGAAGACAGTTACAGTTTGGCATCCTAGGTTGTCCATAAATCATTTTGTGTTCTTCATGTGGTAAAGTAAATTTTGAACTGTTAAgaaaataaatagcatatatttcagttttccccagaatttgtttagaaaaaaaatttccccattgcttcaaaatttctggaaatgttGCATCTCTTGAAAGGGGAAGATCAGGAATTGTCCTAGAGATCATGAGTTGGGAGGCTGTTTTTCCCCCCTCCATtagtaatgctgttttgttttctctttcttCACTAGTACGCCTGCTTCGTGAGGAGCTGCAGCTTCTGCAGGAACAGGGATCCTATGTGGGTGAAGTGGTGAGAGCTATGGACAAAAAGAAAGTGCTTGTCAAGGTATGGTCATTCCCTGCGTGAATGTATCAGACACTTGGGTCCTTCAGTTTGAGTATGCGATGGGGGGGTTGTCCTAACAGGCCACAAGTGTGGGTTGAGAATAATAACATTTAAACAGCACTTTTGAATGATCGGAGCATAGTATCAGATTATCACTGGGAAGACAATGGGTTCAAGTCTGTAGTTCTGAGACAATGGCATGCGTAAGCCACCTTGTTACTTCATGGTAGAAGTAAGATTGAACCAGGCACATCATCATTCACAACTCATTCTCTTGGCAGTTTGCTGTTTCTGGACAGAAGCAGCAAAAATGACTGGATGGCTAGATGCTGAGTGAATTCCCCTCCTATGTGGCTTGCAAAACtgccaaaaaaaattttttttaataaagtttgCTGCTACATTAGTAATCTTTCTCAAGAACAGGACCTTCAAGTTGCTCTGTACTGTAAGCTAGAAGTGCTGTGCCAAACTATGGGGTGGACACGGTGAAGGGATGTATTTTTCCATTGAGCATGTAGACTGGTGTTTGCTTGCTTGACTAGTTTGCTGCTGTTACTGCGAATGTTCTGTTCTTATGGTAGTAATTGGCCTTCTATTCCAGGTTCATCCAGAAGGCAAGTTTGTAGTTGACGTCGATAAAAACATAGACATTAATGATGTGAGTATGTGTTGGGCCATGTCTGGTTGTCCACAGGTGGGGATGGTGTTTGTCTCTAGACCTGttggttttttgtgtgtgattttttcccctgctTTTGGGGTTCCTCTCTCTTTAAAATACCCCTTGGAAACCCAGAGATGGAACATGCAGCTCACTTTTTTACCATCCAGGTAACCCCGAACTGCCGTGTTGCCTTGCGAAATGACAGCTACACACTTCACAAGATCCTGCCAAACAAGGTGGACCCTCTGGTCTCATTGATGATGGTGGAGAAGGTGCCAGATTCCACTTACGAGATGATTGGTGGTCTTGACAAACAGATCAAAGAAATCAAGGAAGTGATTGAGCTGCCTGTCAAACATCCAGAACTTTTTGAAGCTTTGGGCATTGCTCAACCCAAGGCAAGCGAAAAGATTATCTATTTCTACACTTCTGTCTCCACCATACAGAATTTGTGTGCTATACCATATCACTGGACCAGGCTAACTTTAGAGTAATGGGTAGATAATTACTCACACTTGacccggggtggggaaccttttttgatTCCATGGACCAGATCCTTATCAAGATTGGCCACATGGCCTAATATGACATGTGGGTGGGaatccacctgtcagtcacatggCATAATTGTGTCCCAAGCACTTGCCACTGCTGAGGAAAGTGCTCTCTTCCGCGGTAGCGcccttcatcatcatcacacaCATGCACTCCCCAGCCCCTACTGTGGGAAGCAAGAAAATAGAGGCATTCTCCCacaggggaagaacaaaggggGAGCTGCAAATTGTTGACGGTGCAAAGCCTGCCCCATGCTCCCCCTTTCAGCCTGTGTCATCAGAGGTTGAAAGGGTCAGTGGGAGGGTTACAATCCTGCCTGTGCTTCTCCTTTCTGTCCTAAATGTTAGAGGTGCAAAGGAGAATGCAAGGAGGATTATTGGAGCCATGCAGCACAGCTTCAAAGAGCAGAGCAGGGAAGGAGCAAGGCCTACTCCTACCGCCTATCAGCTGCTGGGTGGTTGGGAGTGTgttttgctccagcaaaggaacaattggaagcCCACTTTAAGCCCCTGATTGTTCCGCTGAAGTCAGGTGTAGGGCGGATGGGCATGGCTTCTCCAAAATGGCCTTGCCAGAGATTCCTCACCCCATTTGATCTTGCCTACATACAAGTAGTGAAAAATTCATCCTGTGGAAAAATAAGCAGTTTCTTCTTCTCTTGAACCTTCTTTAGGGAAGGGTGCATCTGAAAGGTATGAGGGGCGATACTACTTGTTTTGATTCAGAAGGCCAGGTTCACTTGCTGGCATCTCTGTTCCAAGGATCTCTTCATAGGGCAGCTAAAAAATAGCCTGCCTGAGAATGGAGAACTACTACTGGATTATGCAGACCAGTGGTCTGCCCTGATTTAAGGCAGACTCCTGTGACTCCATGCCCACAACCAAATGGGTGGCTTGaatatgggggtggggtggggtggagcagCTTGTCCCTGCTCTAATACTTGACCTGACAAGTCCATCCTCCTGGTTTGGGtattccctctcttcccccaccccagggcAGATATGGATACATCTCTGATGATTCAGTAGTAAGAGAAACACGTGTGGCATGCCATCGCAGCTACTCTGGTTCTTCAATGCATTTCAGGGCTGACTCCTAGAGTGTTCAGCTGGGGCTAATTTTTCATTAATTGTAGCTCTGCTCCCTGCAGAGGGATGCAAAGCTTTTTCATCTCTCAGACATGTCATGCCTTCCATTTCATTGCCCTGAGTTATGCACAggcaaattatgcatggcattgagaaagtggatagagaaaagttcttctccctctctcataatactagaactcgtggacattcaaagaagctgaatgttggaagattcaggacagacaaaaggaagtacttctttactcagcgcatagttaaactatggaatttgctcccacaagatgcagtaatggccaccagcttggacggctttaaaagaagattagacaaattcatggaggacagggctatcaatggctactagccatgatggctgtgctctgccaccctagtcagaggcagcatgcttctgaaaaccagttgccggaagcctcaggaggggagagtgttcttgcactcgggtcctgcttgcgggcttcccccaggcacctggttggccactgtgagaacaggatgctggactagatgggccactggcctgatccagcaggctcttcttatgttcttatgagtggcACAGTCAAGGGAGAACGGACAGCTACCTAGGAGATGAGTTACCAGAGTGGTGTAGTACCATGagtttttctctcttcctctgaaCTTAACTGTGTATAGTCCCTCCTGCTAATCTTGTGATACTCTTATTGTAGGGTGTGCTGTTATACGGACCTCCTGGGACTGGAAAAACCTTGCTGGCCCGAGCAGTGGCTCATCACACTGATTGCACCTTCATCCGTGTCTCTGGCTCTGAACTTGTGCAGAAATTCATTGGGGAGGGTGAGTGGGGGAGAGCGCAGGaaattttttttattacatttatattcttccTCTTCCATCATCAAagtcaaggcagtgtacatgttgTTCCCAGGAGAAtaaccatccaggcactgatcagacctgcttagcttaagTTAGGAGGTAGCTCATGTGTCTTCTGGCCATATCCCGGGACTCAAGTGTTCTTTTTCCCTAGAAAAAAAGGCAACTGCTTGTACAGCTTGGTAGTGGATGACTTGAAAAAGCAAGCATACAACTTACTAGATCCTGAAATTGGAGTTCTGGGATTGCCCAGCACAAGTTTTGCCCGAACAGTTTCCAGTTATGTAACCAAGCCTTCCACTTGTCATAATTTTTCCAGAGGATAGAGCTGGGAGGACGGGTCATATTTGATACGATGGAGGGGAGCATCTTTAGATGGGCTGTTTGTTTGGGGAATGAGCCCATCCAGCTGCTGAGTAATTGCTCCGGGGCTAAGGGATCTTGCCTTGTTTCCTGGTGGTAGGTGCACGGATGGTGCGTGAGCTCTTTGTCATGGCCCGGGAGCATGCTCCCTCCATTATCTTCATGGACGAGATTGATTCCATTGGCTCCTCCCGCCTGGAGGGTGGCTCTGGTGGCGATAGTGAGGTGCAGCGCACAATGTTGGAGCTGCTCAACCAACTTGATGGTTTTGAGGCCACCAAGAATATCAAGGTACGTTGCGGGAGGAATGAAAACCATGTTCTTCCATCATGGTATGGATTATGCAGAGTAACATTGTGTAATTTAAACAGGCTGCAGAATTTTGCTTTTCttggcacttttttaaaaaagatgtaatAATTTGACCC belongs to Rhineura floridana isolate rRhiFlo1 chromosome 11, rRhiFlo1.hap2, whole genome shotgun sequence and includes:
- the PSMC5 gene encoding 26S proteasome regulatory subunit 8 isoform X1; translated protein: MKPKKANSINMLVFKMELDEGKGGTGLRQYYLSKIEELQLIVNDKSQNLRRLQAQRNELNAKVRLLREELQLLQEQGSYVGEVVRAMDKKKVLVKVHPEGKFVVDVDKNIDINDVTPNCRVALRNDSYTLHKILPNKVDPLVSLMMVEKVPDSTYEMIGGLDKQIKEIKEVIELPVKHPELFEALGIAQPKGVLLYGPPGTGKTLLARAVAHHTDCTFIRVSGSELVQKFIGEGARMVRELFVMAREHAPSIIFMDEIDSIGSSRLEGGSGGDSEVQRTMLELLNQLDGFEATKNIKVIMATNRIDILDSALLRPGRIDRKIEFPPPNEEARLDILKIHSRKMNLTRGINLRKIAELMPGASGAEVKGVCTEAGMYALRERRVHVTQEDFEMAVAKVMQKDSEKNMSIKKLWK
- the PSMC5 gene encoding 26S proteasome regulatory subunit 8 isoform X4; the encoded protein is MELDEGKGGTGLRQYYLSKIEELQLIVNDKSQNLRRLQAQRNELNAKVRLLREELQLLQEQGSYVGEVVRAMDKKKVLVKVHPEGKFVVDVDKNIDINDVTPNCRVALRNDSYTLHKILPNKVDPLVSLMMVEKVPDSTYEMIGGLDKQIKEIKEVIELPVKHPELFEALGIAQPKGVLLYGPPGTGKTLLARAVAHHTDCTFIRVSGSELVQKFIGEGARMVRELFVMAREHAPSIIFMDEIDSIGSSRLEGGSGGDSEVQRTMLELLNQLDGFEATKNIKVIMATNRIDILDSALLRPGRIDRKIEFPPPNEEARLDILKIHSRKMNLTRGINLRKIAELMPGASGAEVKGVCTEAGMYALRERRVHVTQEDFEMAVAKVMQKDSEKNMSIKKLWK
- the PSMC5 gene encoding 26S proteasome regulatory subunit 8 isoform X2, translating into MAVEGPEQMELDEGKGGTGLRQYYLSKIEELQLIVNDKSQNLRRLQAQRNELNAKVRLLREELQLLQEQGSYVGEVVRAMDKKKVLVKVHPEGKFVVDVDKNIDINDVTPNCRVALRNDSYTLHKILPNKVDPLVSLMMVEKVPDSTYEMIGGLDKQIKEIKEVIELPVKHPELFEALGIAQPKGVLLYGPPGTGKTLLARAVAHHTDCTFIRVSGSELVQKFIGEGARMVRELFVMAREHAPSIIFMDEIDSIGSSRLEGGSGGDSEVQRTMLELLNQLDGFEATKNIKVIMATNRIDILDSALLRPGRIDRKIEFPPPNEEARLDILKIHSRKMNLTRGINLRKIAELMPGASGAEVKGVCTEAGMYALRERRVHVTQEDFEMAVAKVMQKDSEKNMSIKKLWK
- the PSMC5 gene encoding 26S proteasome regulatory subunit 8 isoform X3 translates to MWMELDEGKGGTGLRQYYLSKIEELQLIVNDKSQNLRRLQAQRNELNAKVRLLREELQLLQEQGSYVGEVVRAMDKKKVLVKVHPEGKFVVDVDKNIDINDVTPNCRVALRNDSYTLHKILPNKVDPLVSLMMVEKVPDSTYEMIGGLDKQIKEIKEVIELPVKHPELFEALGIAQPKGVLLYGPPGTGKTLLARAVAHHTDCTFIRVSGSELVQKFIGEGARMVRELFVMAREHAPSIIFMDEIDSIGSSRLEGGSGGDSEVQRTMLELLNQLDGFEATKNIKVIMATNRIDILDSALLRPGRIDRKIEFPPPNEEARLDILKIHSRKMNLTRGINLRKIAELMPGASGAEVKGVCTEAGMYALRERRVHVTQEDFEMAVAKVMQKDSEKNMSIKKLWK